A part of Paenibacillus donghaensis genomic DNA contains:
- a CDS encoding VanZ family protein, which produces MEKNRKRLKIIISMLFIFYLVILVWVILFKLQFSLSNIDHTRSVNLIPFHYSTAAGEQFHIKEVRDNVLIFIPFGILLSMLAPKMKLRSKFLIIFGTSLVLEAMQFVLSIGGTDITDLITNSSGGIIGIALYALLVKVVKDKQKIDTVISVVAGIVTVLFLGLMAVLLLSN; this is translated from the coding sequence ATGGAGAAAAATAGAAAACGCTTAAAAATCATTATTTCAATGTTATTCATATTTTATTTGGTTATATTGGTATGGGTTATACTCTTTAAACTGCAATTTTCATTAAGCAATATCGACCATACAAGAAGTGTCAACTTAATACCTTTTCATTATTCTACTGCTGCCGGAGAACAATTTCATATTAAGGAAGTCAGGGACAATGTCTTGATTTTTATTCCTTTTGGAATTTTGTTGTCTATGCTGGCTCCCAAAATGAAGCTGCGAAGCAAATTCCTTATCATTTTTGGTACAAGCCTTGTCTTGGAAGCCATGCAGTTTGTTCTTTCAATCGGTGGTACAGATATTACGGATTTAATAACCAATAGTTCAGGCGGTATCATTGGTATTGCCTTATATGCTCTCTTGGTGAAAGTGGTAAAAGATAAGCAGAAAATAGATACGGTAATTTCAGTTGTTGCAGGAATCGTTACAGTGTTATTCTTGGGACTGATGGCTGTATTGCTACTATCCAATTAA
- a CDS encoding sensor histidine kinase — MEVITLKKNDIEKKLRIKLYIILILYTLIGYILAIIFDYGFSQFSNTFFPWLHLRIEVIYFLYLVVGFCCIFHHYWKKPWGYLQEVINATKTVYQPNDNTIELSEPLKDMEKQMNQIKMAVLLSQQAVKEAENKKNELVMYLAHDIRTPLTSVIGYLSLLDEAPDMPVEQKEKYIGIALKKSMRLEKLINEFFEITRYNTQQIKLTKANVDLYYMLVQLIDEFYPVLSAKGNSAVLNAEETLTVYADSEKLARVFNNILKNAAAYSYPNTEIMISAKADKDTITVTFENHGPTIPSDQLSSIFDKFNRLDDARKSDTGGAGLGLSIADEIIRLHGGEISAQSENDTITFTVSLPALS; from the coding sequence ATAGAGGTGATAACTTTGAAGAAAAACGATATAGAAAAGAAGTTGAGAATTAAGCTCTACATTATCTTAATTCTCTATACCTTGATTGGTTATATCTTGGCAATAATATTTGACTATGGATTTAGTCAATTTTCAAATACATTTTTTCCGTGGCTTCATCTTAGAATTGAGGTCATCTATTTTTTGTATTTGGTAGTTGGCTTTTGCTGTATCTTTCATCATTACTGGAAAAAGCCTTGGGGATATTTGCAGGAGGTCATCAATGCTACCAAAACCGTGTATCAGCCAAACGACAACACTATTGAATTGTCGGAACCACTAAAAGATATGGAAAAACAGATGAACCAAATTAAAATGGCTGTCCTACTTAGCCAGCAAGCCGTAAAAGAAGCTGAAAACAAAAAGAACGAATTGGTGATGTATCTTGCACACGATATTCGCACACCACTCACCTCTGTAATCGGTTATTTGAGCTTGCTTGACGAAGCACCCGACATGCCCGTAGAACAGAAAGAAAAATATATCGGTATCGCTTTGAAAAAATCTATGCGGTTGGAAAAACTCATTAATGAATTTTTTGAGATTACAAGGTATAACACACAGCAAATCAAACTGACAAAAGCAAATGTTGACTTATACTATATGCTTGTACAGCTCATTGATGAATTTTATCCTGTCTTATCTGCTAAGGGAAATTCCGCTGTACTTAACGCAGAGGAAACCCTGACGGTCTATGCCGATTCTGAAAAGCTAGCCAGAGTGTTTAACAACATTCTCAAAAATGCAGCTGCATACAGCTATCCCAATACAGAAATTATGATTTCTGCAAAAGCGGATAAGGATACGATTACCGTCACATTTGAAAACCACGGGCCAACTATCCCGTCCGATCAGCTTTCCTCTATTTTTGATAAATTCAACCGTTTGGACGATGCTCGTAAATCAGATACCGGCGGCGCAGGGCTTGGGTTGTCTATCGCAGACGAAATTATCCGTTTACACGGTGGTGAAATTTCTGCTCAAAGTGAAAATGACACAATTACATTTACCGTATCCCTGCCGGCTTTGTCTTAA
- a CDS encoding ABC transporter ATP-binding protein → MELTITNLKKQFKDKTAVDDVCLSLTPGVWGLLGANGAGKTTLMRMIADILNPTSGKILYDGKDIHTMGEAYRNLFGFLPQDFGFFQDFTVKDYLEYVAALKDVPARETRKKIDSLLDTLTLSNVKSKKIVKLSGGMKRRVGIAQAMLNDPEILIMDEPTAGLDPGERVRFRNFISEFSHGRIVLISTHIVSDIEYISTKNAIMKAGKILDVGTTDELVKQVVGKVWTCIVPADKMPMYEMQLRIINQRSEGDNHVSIRYLADEAKTSDSVMAPPRLEDLYLWLFPQEETSEEGK, encoded by the coding sequence ATGGAACTGACAATTACAAACCTTAAGAAACAGTTTAAGGATAAAACCGCAGTTGATGATGTGTGCTTAAGCCTTACACCTGGTGTATGGGGACTGCTTGGAGCCAACGGAGCCGGTAAGACAACTCTCATGCGTATGATTGCGGACATTCTGAATCCAACCAGTGGGAAAATCCTCTATGATGGTAAAGACATTCATACGATGGGAGAAGCATACAGAAATCTATTTGGCTTCTTACCGCAGGACTTTGGTTTTTTTCAGGATTTTACGGTGAAAGACTACTTGGAATATGTTGCTGCACTGAAAGATGTTCCGGCAAGAGAAACAAGAAAAAAGATTGATAGCTTGCTCGACACGCTCACCCTTTCCAATGTGAAAAGCAAAAAAATTGTCAAGCTGTCCGGTGGAATGAAACGTAGGGTAGGAATTGCACAGGCAATGCTGAATGACCCTGAAATTCTGATTATGGACGAACCGACAGCTGGTCTTGACCCGGGGGAGCGAGTGCGCTTTCGCAATTTCATCTCCGAATTTTCACATGGTAGGATTGTACTCATTTCAACACACATCGTGTCAGATATTGAGTATATCTCCACCAAAAATGCCATTATGAAAGCCGGGAAAATTCTTGATGTAGGAACAACAGACGAATTAGTAAAACAAGTTGTGGGAAAAGTTTGGACTTGCATTGTTCCTGCCGATAAAATGCCCATGTATGAAATGCAGCTGCGGATTATTAATCAACGCAGTGAGGGTGATAATCATGTATCTATTCGCTATCTGGCAGATGAAGCGAAAACAAGCGATTCTGTAATGGCTCCTCCTCGTTTGGAGGATTTATATTTATGGTTGTTCCCGCAAGAGGAAACTAGTGAGGAGGGAAAATAA
- a CDS encoding ABC transporter permease, which yields MRIYLLEVKRVLKSRRSIVLLLIALVMSAVMAWLPVMFEDINQYDENGNKVAELNGLDAIAYKKSLRFAGNGEVTPEKLKEALTIYQSAVQPYGEDSIYSGDFPTGIYMEKVFPVEALLGRLPEAFSDPKTGQGTSLMEISSDKLDGFYEQTVQHLKEIMQMEQKEHPSAQEQALQKYTEVKTPFQFYPGYSRDAFDYIVLFIFLLVILCTAAATPTFSNEYQTGSDSILRCTKHGRSRLATVKIMAALTIFVVAFIICISLHLLISNLAFGTECMKTSMQMLFSVISLPAFNLGQLQIVLAIGGLLSLLATISFTLFLSAKFKDSISVILIAIVMCLLPIFTYSAGANWLTFILPSGGIGMQNSLLYQLTGFAYLHIGQVSVWSPYVIMTAAIIEIPVFLSLAVRTYCKHQVA from the coding sequence ATGCGTATTTATTTGCTTGAAGTAAAGCGTGTGCTTAAATCACGCCGCTCCATTGTTTTATTGCTGATTGCACTGGTAATGTCCGCCGTAATGGCTTGGCTGCCCGTTATGTTCGAGGACATCAATCAATATGACGAAAACGGTAACAAAGTAGCGGAGTTAAATGGTTTGGATGCGATCGCTTATAAAAAGTCGCTCCGTTTTGCAGGTAACGGAGAAGTTACCCCGGAAAAGCTCAAAGAGGCTTTAACCATTTATCAAAGTGCTGTTCAACCATATGGAGAGGACAGTATTTACAGCGGAGATTTCCCGACAGGGATTTACATGGAAAAAGTGTTTCCGGTAGAAGCACTTTTAGGCAGACTGCCCGAAGCATTTTCTGACCCCAAAACTGGTCAGGGAACAAGTTTGATGGAGATTTCCTCCGATAAATTAGACGGTTTTTATGAACAAACGGTACAGCATTTGAAAGAAATTATGCAGATGGAGCAAAAAGAACACCCCTCTGCACAGGAACAAGCCCTGCAAAAATATACAGAGGTAAAAACGCCCTTTCAGTTTTATCCCGGATATTCAAGGGACGCCTTTGATTATATTGTGCTTTTTATTTTTCTCCTTGTCATTCTATGTACCGCTGCCGCTACACCCACGTTTTCCAATGAATATCAAACGGGTTCGGATAGTATTTTGCGCTGCACAAAGCATGGGCGCTCCCGATTGGCAACTGTAAAAATAATGGCTGCACTGACCATTTTTGTCGTAGCGTTCATCATATGTATTTCACTGCATTTACTCATTTCAAATCTCGCATTCGGAACGGAGTGCATGAAAACATCAATGCAGATGTTATTTTCCGTTATCAGTCTGCCTGCGTTTAATTTAGGACAGCTTCAAATTGTCTTAGCAATAGGAGGACTTCTTTCTTTACTGGCAACTATCAGCTTCACATTATTTTTATCAGCCAAATTCAAGGATTCAATTTCTGTTATCCTGATTGCTATTGTAATGTGTCTGCTCCCGATATTTACCTATTCAGCTGGAGCTAATTGGCTTACTTTTATCTTGCCATCAGGGGGAATCGGTATGCAAAACAGCTTGCTTTATCAACTGACAGGCTTTGCTTACCTGCATATTGGTCAAGTAAGCGTGTGGTCGCCTTATGTGATAATGACGGCAGCGATAATTGAAATTCCTGTATTTCTTTCCCTTGCTGTACGCACTTACTGCAAGCATCAAGTTGCATAG
- a CDS encoding sigma factor-like helix-turn-helix DNA-binding protein, producing MKPSSFQTTIENQFDYICKRAMDDERKDYMEILSRQSKREISFSDMGDYLVNQFSVVDSYSTDFQMFTCNGFTVGVESYLLSEALRNLPNKKREIILLYYFMDMNDTEIAELLKLNRSTLYRHRTSGLAFIKKFMEEQEE from the coding sequence ATGAAGCCATCATCTTTTCAAACTACTATTGAAAATCAGTTTGATTACATTTGCAAGCGTGCTATGGACGATGAACGCAAGGATTACATGGAAATTCTGTCCAGACAATCCAAACGAGAAATATCATTTTCCGATATGGGTGATTACCTTGTTAATCAATTTTCAGTCGTAGACAGTTATTCAACAGATTTTCAGATGTTCACATGCAACGGATTTACAGTTGGTGTGGAGAGCTATTTGCTAAGTGAAGCATTGCGTAATTTGCCGAACAAGAAGCGTGAGATTATCCTACTGTATTACTTTATGGATATGAATGACACAGAAATCGCAGAGTTGCTAAAGCTGAACCGTTCTACTCTTTATCGTCACAGAACAAGCGGACTAGCCTTTATTAAAAAATTTATGGAGGAGCAAGAGGAATGA
- a CDS encoding recombinase family protein, whose protein sequence is MTGTQVTKREEFQRMINDCMNGDIDMVITKSISRFARNTLDTLKYVRMLKEKNIAVYFEDEKINTLTMDGELLLVVLSFVAQQEVENISANVKKGLKMKMKRGELVGFQGCLGYDYNKEDKTITVNEKEAEIVRYIFNRYIEGAGGSVIGQELENLGYVTKYGSSSWAPSTILGIIKNEKYKGDLLLGKTFTVDPISKRRLDNMGEEDQFYIREHHEPIISEEVFEKAQEILNRRNKNRGKIGDGKREKYSRKYTFSCMLVCGFCGSTLSRRNWHSSSEYSKVIWQCVAATKKGKKYCPDSKGIPEQAIEEAFLESYRLLCDDNKDILDEFLQRMDDTLSSSTVNKQLSKLDKEIESIERKKSKLVDMRLEDTLDKASYEAKYSSFTEKQEQLLKDREKLQETAANEKDIKRRLRDFKKTLEQNEVLSEFDRYVFESIVEKVIVGGYDEDGNKDPAQLTFVYKTGLKNNVDGSRFKPQRKNARGKHRTAELCSNDRNEVQSLSSHSSSYTY, encoded by the coding sequence ATTACTGGAACACAGGTTACAAAGCGTGAAGAATTTCAGCGAATGATAAATGATTGCATGAATGGCGATATTGATATGGTCATTACAAAATCTATTTCCAGATTTGCTAGAAATACGCTGGACACCTTAAAATATGTCCGTATGCTGAAAGAAAAGAATATTGCTGTTTATTTTGAAGATGAAAAAATCAATACCCTAACAATGGACGGAGAACTGCTTTTAGTAGTACTTAGCTTCGTTGCACAGCAGGAAGTTGAAAATATATCTGCAAATGTCAAAAAGGGATTGAAAATGAAGATGAAGCGTGGTGAGTTGGTAGGTTTTCAAGGGTGTCTAGGTTATGATTACAATAAAGAAGATAAGACTATCACAGTCAATGAGAAAGAAGCTGAAATTGTTCGCTACATTTTCAATCGCTATATTGAAGGGGCTGGGGGCTCCGTGATAGGACAGGAATTAGAGAATCTAGGATACGTAACGAAATACGGTAGCTCTTCATGGGCACCCTCTACCATTCTTGGCATTATAAAAAATGAGAAGTATAAGGGAGATTTATTACTGGGTAAGACTTTTACCGTTGACCCAATTTCCAAACGGCGATTAGATAATATGGGGGAAGAAGACCAATTCTATATCCGTGAACATCATGAGCCGATTATCAGTGAGGAAGTCTTTGAAAAAGCACAGGAAATCTTGAATCGGCGAAACAAAAACAGAGGAAAAATCGGCGATGGTAAAAGAGAAAAATATAGCCGGAAATATACTTTTAGCTGTATGCTGGTATGTGGATTTTGTGGTAGTACATTGTCTAGGCGTAACTGGCACAGCAGTTCCGAATATAGCAAGGTTATCTGGCAATGTGTAGCTGCTACGAAAAAGGGCAAAAAATATTGTCCTGACAGCAAAGGGATTCCTGAACAAGCCATAGAGGAAGCCTTTCTTGAAAGTTACCGTCTGTTATGTGATGATAACAAAGACATATTAGATGAATTTTTGCAAAGAATGGACGATACATTAAGCAGCAGCACTGTAAATAAGCAGCTTTCTAAATTGGATAAAGAAATTGAATCCATTGAAAGAAAGAAAAGTAAACTGGTGGATATGCGGTTAGAAGATACCCTTGATAAGGCTTCCTATGAAGCAAAATATTCTTCTTTTACAGAGAAGCAGGAACAATTATTAAAAGATAGAGAGAAGTTACAGGAAACCGCTGCGAATGAAAAGGATATAAAACGCCGTTTACGGGATTTTAAAAAGACGTTGGAGCAGAACGAGGTCTTATCTGAATTTGACCGCTATGTTTTTGAAAGTATTGTTGAAAAAGTTATCGTAGGCGGTTATGATGAAGATGGAAACAAAGACCCAGCGCAACTTACTTTTGTATATAAAACAGGATTAAAAAACAATGTAGATGGCAGCCGATTTAAGCCGCAAAGGAAAAATGCAAGGGGCAAACATAGAACTGCTGAATTGTGTTCCAATGATAGGAACGAGGTTCAGTCTTTGTCTTCCCATAGTAGTTCCTATACATATTGA
- a CDS encoding ABC transporter permease produces the protein MNIFNKVTLQGMIKSRTRTIVTIIGVILSAAMITGVATFGVSLLNYMVNGATQKYGGWHVEFMDVDSSFVQERIQDDGIANTATFDNIGYATLKGGKNPNKPYLFVAGFSKEAFDSLPITLLSGRLPENSGEILVPAHVAANGGVKIAVGDTLSLAVGSRMNGNENLGQHDLYMPGGKPGKAKETLVPKAERTYSVVGIFQRPSFEETSAPGYTLITKADAGDKADSFSLFVTLKNPRGVDAYTSNTGGNQAYIYNDNVLRFMGVSSDALFKVLLYTVGGIVVAIIMIGSIFMIYNAFNISLNERTHQFGILSSVGATARQLRNSVLFEGLCIGAVGIPIGVIVGIGSIRLVISVVAGNFENVMYSNVPLTLTVSFPVIVVAAAVSMVTILISAYIPARKAASTPVMESIRQTNEVKVESKAVKTSKLAQRIYGLEGTLALKNFKRNKKRYRSIVLSLVLSVVLFISASAFVTDMKQASARAVAFTAYDIGLATQDMNDSEMLPLYDKLKTTGGVYESSYQALMKYSCAAEASDLSDDYWENAGSHSPDDTVHLPMDIQFLDDSAYLNIIQGLGLPAEDYTGPNAKMIAVAKMTNRMKANREEEVDNFINMFKSSSMNFTIAPETNGEPKMEQRQNVSITFVETVPPDTLPILGNSGPQHPFFFRVMVPYSLKEKFETPDTHVAIKGLTFRSKNPAQSVAEMETMIQVAGITAEYKLYNVYEMLDESHNMIFIANVFAYTFIIMISLIAIANVFNTISTNIKLRRRELAMLRSVGMSDRDFQKMMNFECAFYGMRALLFGLPIAVISSWLIYKGMFIGGADNIDFVFPWGSIGISVFSVLFIVFVTMLYAISKIKKENIIDALRDDMT, from the coding sequence ATGAACATTTTCAACAAAGTTACCCTGCAAGGCATGATAAAAAGCCGCACACGCACAATCGTAACGATCATCGGAGTGATCCTGTCCGCCGCCATGATTACGGGAGTCGCTACCTTTGGCGTTTCCCTGCTGAACTATATGGTAAACGGTGCGACCCAGAAATACGGCGGGTGGCACGTCGAGTTTATGGATGTTGATTCCTCTTTCGTACAAGAACGAATTCAGGATGATGGAATTGCAAACACCGCAACATTTGATAATATCGGCTACGCAACGCTGAAAGGCGGGAAAAACCCCAACAAACCCTATCTTTTTGTAGCCGGATTTAGCAAGGAAGCCTTCGATAGCTTACCCATAACCCTTCTTTCAGGCCGATTGCCGGAAAACAGCGGGGAGATTCTTGTCCCGGCGCACGTCGCGGCAAACGGCGGCGTGAAAATCGCGGTGGGTGACACGCTATCGCTTGCTGTCGGAAGCCGAATGAATGGCAACGAGAATCTCGGTCAACATGACCTGTACATGCCTGGGGGCAAGCCGGGGAAGGCCAAAGAAACGCTTGTGCCCAAAGCCGAGAGAACCTACTCGGTTGTTGGTATCTTCCAAAGACCCAGCTTTGAGGAAACCTCCGCGCCGGGTTATACCTTGATCACGAAAGCAGATGCTGGGGACAAAGCGGACAGCTTCAGCCTATTTGTTACGCTTAAAAACCCGCGTGGAGTTGATGCTTACACAAGCAACACAGGCGGAAACCAAGCTTACATCTATAACGATAATGTGTTGCGCTTCATGGGCGTTTCGAGTGATGCCCTTTTCAAAGTGCTTCTGTACACGGTGGGCGGCATTGTGGTCGCCATCATCATGATCGGCTCCATTTTTATGATTTACAACGCATTCAACATCTCGCTGAACGAACGCACACACCAGTTCGGGATTCTCTCATCGGTGGGAGCCACAGCCAGGCAGCTGCGAAATTCGGTGCTATTTGAGGGACTTTGCATTGGTGCAGTCGGCATACCTATTGGCGTTATTGTCGGCATAGGCAGTATCAGGCTTGTGATCTCCGTTGTCGCCGGGAATTTCGAGAACGTTATGTACAGCAACGTACCTTTAACCCTGACAGTGTCCTTCCCCGTAATTGTCGTTGCGGCGGCGGTTAGCATGGTTACGATTCTGATTTCGGCCTATATCCCGGCCAGGAAGGCCGCAAGCACTCCCGTGATGGAGAGTATTCGCCAGACGAACGAGGTCAAGGTTGAATCTAAAGCTGTGAAAACGTCAAAACTGGCGCAGCGTATTTACGGTTTGGAGGGAACTCTTGCGCTAAAGAATTTTAAACGAAACAAGAAACGTTATCGCAGCATTGTGTTATCCCTTGTTTTAAGCGTAGTGCTATTTATATCAGCCAGTGCTTTTGTAACGGATATGAAACAGGCGTCGGCGCGGGCAGTAGCGTTTACTGCTTATGACATCGGTTTGGCCACGCAGGACATGAACGATAGCGAAATGTTGCCGCTTTACGACAAACTAAAAACCACAGGTGGTGTTTACGAAAGCTCGTATCAAGCACTTATGAAGTATTCCTGCGCGGCCGAAGCAAGCGATCTTTCAGACGATTACTGGGAGAACGCGGGTTCACATTCGCCGGACGATACGGTTCATCTGCCAATGGACATCCAGTTTCTTGATGACAGCGCCTATCTGAATATTATCCAAGGCTTAGGCTTGCCCGCAGAGGATTATACCGGGCCAAATGCGAAAATGATCGCCGTTGCCAAAATGACAAACCGCATGAAAGCCAACCGGGAGGAGGAGGTTGACAATTTTATTAATATGTTCAAGAGTTCTTCCATGAATTTCACCATTGCTCCCGAAACAAATGGCGAACCAAAGATGGAACAGAGGCAAAACGTAAGCATTACGTTTGTCGAGACTGTGCCTCCTGATACACTCCCCATCCTGGGAAACTCCGGGCCCCAACATCCGTTCTTTTTTAGGGTGATGGTTCCCTATTCGCTGAAAGAGAAGTTTGAAACCCCCGATACCCATGTAGCTATTAAGGGCTTGACCTTTCGCTCCAAGAATCCCGCACAGTCGGTGGCTGAAATGGAAACGATGATTCAGGTTGCGGGAATTACAGCCGAGTACAAGCTGTACAATGTGTATGAAATGCTTGATGAGAGTCACAATATGATATTCATTGCCAATGTGTTCGCTTATACTTTTATTATTATGATCTCGCTGATTGCGATTGCCAATGTATTCAATACGATTTCCACGAATATCAAGCTGCGCCGGCGGGAGCTTGCCATGCTCCGCTCTGTGGGGATGTCCGACCGCGATTTCCAAAAGATGATGAATTTCGAGTGTGCCTTTTATGGCATGAGGGCGCTCCTCTTCGGGCTTCCCATTGCTGTAATTTCTTCTTGGCTGATTTACAAAGGGATGTTCATCGGCGGGGCGGACAATATCGATTTTGTGTTCCCGTGGGGCAGTATCGGAATCAGCGTGTTCAGCGTGCTCTTTATCGTGTTCGTTACAATGCTGTATGCCATTAGCAAGATAAAAAAAGAAAATATCATTGACGCGCTTCGGGATGATATGACTTGA
- a CDS encoding ABC transporter ATP-binding protein, which produces MEFLKIENLSKVYGKGENQVIALDHVSLTIEKGEFTALIGSSGSGKSTLLHIIGGVDVPTSGKVYLDGQDVYAQGNEKLAIFRRRQVGLIYQFHNLIPTLNVVENITLPILMDKRKVNGERLNDLLEMLGLQDRKTHLPNQLSGGQQQRVSIGRALMNAPAVMLADEPTGSLDSRNGHEIIKLLKESNQKYRQTLLIVTHDENIALQADRIIGISDGKVVRDERVRP; this is translated from the coding sequence ATGGAGTTTTTAAAAATTGAAAATCTAAGCAAGGTCTACGGCAAGGGTGAAAACCAGGTTATCGCGCTTGACCATGTTTCGCTCACCATCGAAAAGGGGGAGTTTACCGCACTCATCGGCTCCTCCGGGTCCGGCAAATCCACCTTGCTTCACATCATCGGTGGCGTGGACGTGCCGACAAGCGGAAAGGTGTATTTGGACGGGCAGGATGTATATGCCCAAGGCAACGAAAAACTTGCTATTTTCCGCAGGCGGCAGGTTGGGCTGATTTACCAGTTTCATAACCTCATTCCCACTCTAAATGTGGTGGAAAACATCACCTTGCCTATCCTGATGGACAAACGCAAGGTCAACGGGGAACGGCTGAATGACCTGCTCGAAATGCTTGGGCTGCAAGACCGCAAAACCCATTTACCCAATCAGCTTTCGGGCGGTCAGCAACAGCGCGTTTCCATAGGACGCGCTTTGATGAACGCCCCGGCGGTGATGCTTGCCGACGAACCCACGGGCAGTTTGGACAGCCGAAATGGACATGAAATCATCAAACTGCTGAAAGAAAGCAATCAAAAATATCGACAGACCCTTCTCATCGTCACGCATGACGAAAATATCGCCCTGCAAGCAGACCGCATTATCGGCATATCAGACGGCAAGGTAGTGCGGGACGAGAGGGTACGGCCATGA
- a CDS encoding sensor histidine kinase, with product MLRNREFRQFAILFSLMASAAVTLGFAIHTAAGILSIASAAAFGTVFFVFTKARYQSIARISNQIDLVLHNADHLFIGESDEGELSILHSEITKMTLRIREQNDELKKEKEHLADSLADIAHQLRTPLTSANLILSLLANNPDDNERKAFMRETEELLVRMDWLLTSLLRLSRLDAGIVVFQSEQIDVNHLINTALRPFLIPMELHDIDLQIDAPKGVIVQGDSGWLSEAIQNILKNCMESAGENGKIEIVCADNPLFTEIAIHDNGAGFEKEDLPCLFDRFYRGKSPNATGYGIGLSLCKMIITRQGGTITAKNHPQGGAIFAIRFPK from the coding sequence ATGCTTCGGAATAGAGAGTTTCGGCAGTTTGCCATTTTGTTCTCCTTAATGGCGTCCGCCGCTGTAACGCTTGGATTTGCAATACATACAGCAGCGGGAATCCTTTCCATCGCTTCTGCCGCTGCCTTTGGCACAGTGTTTTTCGTGTTTACCAAAGCCCGATACCAAAGCATTGCGCGGATTTCAAATCAAATCGATCTTGTGCTTCATAATGCTGACCATCTGTTTATTGGTGAATCGGACGAGGGCGAACTTTCCATTCTGCATAGCGAGATAACAAAAATGACGTTGCGTATTCGGGAGCAAAACGACGAGCTGAAAAAAGAAAAAGAACATCTTGCCGATTCGCTGGCCGACATCGCCCACCAACTCCGAACTCCGCTCACCTCCGCGAACCTCATTCTGTCATTGCTGGCGAATAACCCTGATGACAACGAGCGAAAAGCATTTATGAGGGAAACAGAGGAATTGCTTGTGCGGATGGATTGGTTGCTTACTTCCCTATTGAGATTATCCCGCTTGGACGCGGGCATTGTGGTGTTCCAAAGCGAGCAGATCGATGTAAACCACTTGATAAACACCGCGCTTCGGCCGTTCCTAATCCCGATGGAGCTGCACGATATTGATTTGCAAATAGATGCACCGAAAGGGGTAATTGTTCAGGGCGATTCGGGTTGGCTATCGGAAGCCATTCAAAATATCCTCAAAAATTGCATGGAAAGCGCAGGCGAGAACGGGAAGATTGAGATTGTCTGCGCGGACAACCCATTGTTTACCGAGATTGCTATCCACGACAATGGTGCCGGCTTTGAAAAAGAAGATTTACCCTGCCTGTTTGACAGGTTTTATCGTGGGAAATCCCCGAATGCTACAGGATACGGAATTGGACTTTCTCTCTGCAAGATGATTATAACCCGGCAGGGAGGGACGATTACCGCAAAAAACCACCCGCAGGGCGGCGCGATATTTGCCATTCGTTTCCCAAAGTGA
- a CDS encoding response regulator transcription factor: MKRIFLVEDDKAIARNLVLLLRSEGFTVTHAPTRSEALAALAGNTFDLALIDISLPDGNGFTVCTEIKEAQDVPVIFLTASGDEASVVTGLNIGADDYITKPFRPRELIARIGTALRKSGRSASDFEIRGLHVDTASGVVKKNGNEVFLSALEYRLLLVFISNPKNIITRGKLLDELWDAAGEFVNDNTLTVYIKRLREKIESDPASPQIILTVRGTGYRLGGEYASE; this comes from the coding sequence ATGAAACGGATATTTTTGGTTGAGGACGATAAGGCAATCGCCAGAAACCTTGTGCTGCTGCTCCGCTCGGAGGGATTTACAGTCACTCACGCCCCTACGCGGAGTGAAGCCCTTGCCGCGCTTGCCGGGAATACATTTGACTTGGCGCTGATTGATATTTCTTTGCCTGACGGAAATGGCTTTACGGTTTGCACGGAAATCAAAGAAGCGCAGGATGTTCCCGTTATCTTTCTGACGGCTTCCGGCGATGAGGCGAGTGTTGTTACCGGGCTGAACATAGGCGCGGACGACTATATCACCAAGCCTTTTCGTCCGCGTGAATTGATTGCGCGAATTGGAACCGCCCTGCGAAAAAGCGGACGTTCCGCATCCGATTTTGAAATTCGCGGGCTTCATGTCGATACGGCAAGCGGCGTTGTGAAAAAAAACGGCAACGAGGTTTTTCTTTCAGCATTAGAATACCGCTTGTTGCTGGTGTTTATTAGCAACCCCAAAAATATTATCACGAGAGGTAAGCTACTTGACGAATTGTGGGACGCGGCGGGCGAGTTTGTCAATGACAATACACTGACCGTGTACATCAAACGCTTGCGGGAGAAGATAGAGAGCGACCCGGCAAGCCCGCAAATCATTCTGACCGTTCGCGGGACGGGGTATAGATTGGGGGGCGAGTATGCTTCGGAATAG